A genomic segment from Streptomyces sp. TLI_235 encodes:
- a CDS encoding putative pyrroloquinoline-quinone binding quinoprotein — MARPLRADRRRTLPAVAAALAGLLAGCTLGGGASSPTAVPSTVVATAASPTPLKAGDWSGYHRDALRTGTAPDAAPVGPLGTAWTAKLDGAVYGQPLVVGDRVLAATENNTVYGLDAASGAVLWSRHLGAPARTADLPCGNIDPLGITGTPVYDPATGRVFAVAELAGGRHVLAGLNAATGALEVQRAVEPPKGYRPAHQQRSALALWNGRVVIAYGGLFGDCGDYVGSALSVATSGAGPVLSYAVPTGREGGIWASGGPVVDGDRLLVAVGNGESTGGSYDGSDSVLALSPELRRVDWFAPSSWADDNSRDLDLGSLSPVRVGGHVLAVGKRGEAYVLDAQRLGGIGGQVAQATVCPAYGGAAVDGSTVYVPCLHGLARLTVGQDGSVHQDWQVELERGGSPVVGGGAVWVVDDERGVLLALDPATGRTLQQAKTGPAPHFASPVLAGGRVLVGTMNGVTAFSVG; from the coding sequence GTGGCGCGACCGCTCCGAGCTGACCGTCGGCGGACGCTGCCCGCGGTCGCCGCCGCCCTGGCCGGCCTGCTGGCCGGCTGCACTCTGGGCGGCGGCGCGTCCTCCCCCACCGCGGTGCCGTCCACCGTGGTCGCCACCGCGGCCTCCCCGACCCCGCTGAAGGCCGGCGACTGGTCCGGCTACCACCGCGACGCGCTGCGCACCGGTACGGCACCGGACGCGGCCCCGGTCGGGCCGCTCGGCACGGCCTGGACGGCGAAGCTCGACGGCGCGGTGTACGGGCAGCCGCTGGTGGTCGGCGACAGGGTGCTCGCGGCGACCGAGAACAACACGGTGTACGGGCTGGACGCGGCGAGCGGCGCGGTGCTGTGGAGCCGTCACCTGGGCGCCCCGGCCCGGACGGCGGACTTGCCCTGCGGCAACATCGACCCGCTGGGGATCACCGGCACCCCGGTCTACGACCCGGCGACCGGGCGGGTGTTCGCGGTCGCCGAGCTGGCCGGCGGCCGACACGTGCTGGCCGGGCTGAACGCGGCGACCGGGGCACTGGAGGTGCAGCGCGCGGTCGAACCGCCGAAGGGCTACCGGCCCGCCCACCAGCAGCGCTCCGCGCTCGCGCTGTGGAACGGCCGGGTGGTGATCGCCTACGGCGGGCTCTTCGGCGACTGCGGCGACTATGTCGGCAGTGCGCTGTCGGTGGCGACCAGCGGCGCCGGGCCGGTGCTCTCCTACGCGGTGCCGACCGGCCGCGAGGGCGGGATCTGGGCGAGCGGCGGCCCGGTGGTCGACGGCGACCGGCTGCTGGTCGCCGTCGGCAACGGCGAGTCGACGGGCGGCTCGTACGACGGCTCGGACTCGGTGCTCGCGCTCTCCCCCGAGTTGCGGCGGGTGGACTGGTTCGCCCCGTCGAGCTGGGCGGACGACAACTCCCGGGACCTCGATCTCGGTTCGCTCTCGCCGGTGCGGGTGGGCGGCCACGTGCTCGCCGTCGGCAAGCGCGGCGAGGCGTACGTGCTGGACGCGCAGCGCCTCGGCGGCATCGGCGGGCAGGTCGCGCAGGCAACGGTCTGCCCGGCGTACGGCGGCGCCGCCGTGGACGGTTCGACGGTCTACGTGCCCTGCCTGCACGGCCTGGCCCGGCTGACGGTGGGCCAGGACGGCTCGGTGCACCAGGACTGGCAGGTGGAGCTGGAGCGCGGCGGCTCGCCGGTGGTCGGCGGCGGCGCGGTCTGGGTGGTGGACGACGAGCGCGGTGTGCTGCTCGCCCTCGACCCGGCGACCGGCCGGACGCTGCAGCAGGCGAAGACCGGCCCTGCCCCGCACTTCGCCTCCCCGGTGCTCGCCGGCGGGCGGGTCCTGGTCGGCACGATGAACGGGGTCACGGCCTTCTCGGTCGGCTGA
- a CDS encoding FHA modulated ABC efflux pump with fused ATPase and integral membrane subunit: MCGRQYEHVMPQDIPGDTPDSGRITLPWACRGHVGPGSGSGRAVRGAATIGGMGERPAALTAPQLVLETDGDSQVISPSRTYHVGRDPTSEVFLDDPRVSWHHAVLHADGDHWALDDSGSTNGTFTDGHRIRHLDVGPGSEMRFGAAADGPRCSLRALAVRTEPDRQPSALTSITGSLRPPTTVRPLPAKVVRIGRALENDLVVGDLSVSRRHAELRARPDGRFEIIDVGSHNGTYVNGQPVLGAVVGEGDLIGIGHSVFCLVGDELQQFVDTGDVDLDVDGLTVTVAGGRRLLDSVTFPVGQKTLLAVAGPSGAGKSTLLNALTGLRPADEGAVRYDGRDLYRDYAELRRRIGLVPQDDILHTQLQVRRALQYAAELRFPDDTAAAEREARVEEVIGELGLNKRADQVISSLSGGQRKRVSVALELLTKPSLLFLDEPTSGLDPGMDRSVMQMLRNLADDGRTVIVVTHSVLSLELCDRLLLLAPGGRIAFYGPPGETLGFFGFEQWPDAFDAFENDTERDWAGQYRSSPSYRRYIAGAMDHPGPAAPHAPAAETPAPKPPRPQRWRKQVSTLVRRYATALTADRTFLAVMIALPFVMGVMARALAGKKLAEDSIFNALLILCVGAVLTGAANSVRELVKERVIYQRERAVGLSRSAYLCSKIIVLGTVTVIQAVVLTMVALLGVDLRPQGGSGVLMPPLLEITLAVALLAFTAMMLGLLISALVKKEEVTMPLLVLVAIVQVVFCGALIQLNSTPVLAQLSWLVPSRWAFAAMAATIDLHATVPKPLTSDPLFQHKASIWLLDMGMMVVLSVVLGLLVARLLRRHEPAVMRR; the protein is encoded by the coding sequence ATGTGCGGCCGACAGTACGAACACGTCATGCCCCAAGACATACCGGGTGACACACCTGATTCGGGCCGAATCACCCTGCCGTGGGCATGTCGAGGGCACGTCGGGCCGGGCTCCGGAAGCGGGCGTGCCGTCCGGGGCGCGGCTACCATCGGCGGTATGGGAGAGCGACCCGCCGCGCTCACCGCGCCGCAGCTGGTACTCGAGACCGACGGCGACTCGCAGGTCATCAGCCCGAGTCGCACGTACCACGTCGGCCGTGACCCCACGAGCGAGGTCTTCCTGGACGACCCCCGGGTCTCCTGGCACCACGCCGTGCTGCACGCCGACGGCGACCACTGGGCGCTGGACGACAGCGGCTCCACCAACGGCACCTTCACCGACGGTCACCGGATCCGGCACCTCGACGTCGGCCCCGGCAGCGAGATGCGCTTCGGCGCCGCCGCCGACGGCCCCCGCTGCAGCCTCCGCGCCCTGGCCGTGCGCACCGAACCGGACCGGCAGCCGTCCGCGCTGACCTCCATCACCGGCTCCCTGCGGCCCCCGACCACCGTCCGCCCGCTCCCGGCGAAGGTCGTCCGGATCGGCCGCGCCCTCGAGAACGACCTGGTCGTCGGCGACCTGTCGGTCTCGCGCCGGCACGCCGAGCTGCGCGCCCGGCCCGACGGGCGCTTCGAGATCATCGACGTCGGCAGCCACAACGGCACCTACGTCAACGGACAGCCCGTGCTCGGCGCCGTCGTCGGCGAGGGCGACCTCATCGGCATCGGCCACTCGGTGTTCTGCCTGGTCGGCGACGAACTCCAGCAGTTCGTCGACACCGGCGACGTCGACCTCGACGTGGACGGCCTCACCGTCACCGTGGCCGGCGGCCGCCGGCTGCTCGACTCGGTCACCTTCCCGGTCGGCCAGAAGACCCTGCTCGCCGTCGCCGGCCCCAGCGGCGCCGGCAAGTCCACCCTGCTCAACGCGCTCACCGGCCTGCGGCCAGCCGACGAGGGCGCCGTCCGCTACGACGGCCGCGACCTCTACCGCGACTACGCCGAGCTGCGCCGCCGGATCGGCCTCGTCCCGCAGGACGACATCCTGCACACCCAGCTGCAGGTGCGCCGCGCCCTGCAGTACGCGGCCGAGCTGCGCTTCCCCGACGACACCGCCGCCGCCGAACGCGAGGCCAGGGTCGAGGAGGTGATCGGCGAACTCGGCCTGAACAAGCGCGCCGACCAGGTGATCTCCAGCCTCTCCGGCGGCCAGCGCAAACGGGTCAGTGTCGCCCTGGAGCTGCTCACCAAGCCCTCCCTGCTCTTCCTCGACGAGCCGACCTCCGGCCTCGACCCCGGCATGGACCGCTCGGTCATGCAGATGCTCCGCAACCTCGCCGACGACGGCCGCACCGTCATCGTCGTCACCCACAGCGTGCTCAGCCTGGAACTCTGCGACCGGCTGCTGCTGCTCGCCCCCGGCGGCCGGATCGCCTTCTACGGACCGCCCGGCGAGACCCTCGGCTTCTTCGGATTCGAGCAGTGGCCGGACGCCTTCGACGCCTTCGAGAACGACACCGAACGCGACTGGGCCGGCCAGTACCGCTCCTCGCCGTCGTACCGCCGGTACATCGCCGGCGCCATGGACCACCCCGGGCCGGCCGCGCCGCACGCCCCGGCCGCCGAGACCCCGGCCCCCAAGCCGCCGCGGCCGCAGCGGTGGCGCAAGCAGGTCTCCACCCTCGTCCGCCGCTACGCCACCGCGCTCACCGCCGACCGCACCTTCCTGGCGGTCATGATCGCGCTGCCGTTCGTGATGGGCGTGATGGCCCGGGCCCTGGCCGGCAAGAAGCTCGCCGAGGACAGCATCTTCAACGCCCTGCTGATCCTCTGCGTCGGCGCGGTGCTCACCGGCGCCGCCAACTCGGTGCGCGAACTCGTCAAGGAACGCGTCATCTACCAGCGAGAACGCGCCGTCGGCCTGTCCAGATCGGCGTACCTCTGCTCCAAGATCATCGTGCTGGGCACGGTCACCGTCATCCAGGCGGTGGTGCTTACCATGGTCGCGCTGCTCGGCGTCGATCTACGCCCCCAGGGCGGCAGCGGCGTCCTCATGCCACCGCTGCTAGAGATCACCCTGGCCGTCGCCCTGCTCGCCTTCACCGCCATGATGCTCGGCCTGCTCATCTCCGCGCTGGTGAAGAAGGAGGAGGTGACCATGCCGCTGCTGGTGCTGGTCGCCATCGTCCAGGTGGTCTTCTGCGGCGCCCTGATCCAGCTCAACAGCACCCCCGTGCTCGCCCAGCTCTCCTGGCTCGTCCCGTCCCGCTGGGCCTTCGCCGCCATGGCCGCCACCATCGACCTGCACGCCACCGTGCCCAAGCCGCTGACCTCCGACCCGCTCTTCCAGCACAAGGCTTCGATCTGGCTGCTCGACATGGGCATGATGGTGGTACTGAGTGTCGTCCTCGGCCTGCTGGTCGCCCGCCTGCTGCGCCGTCACGAGCCCGCCGTGATGCGGAGGTGA